From a single Pseudopipra pipra isolate bDixPip1 chromosome 15, bDixPip1.hap1, whole genome shotgun sequence genomic region:
- the P4HA2 gene encoding prolyl 4-hydroxylase subunit alpha-2 isoform X1: protein MKPWLQLVFLTCVLFWLTEAEFFTSIGQMTDLIYAEKDLVQSLKEYIRAEENKLSQIKSWAEKMDALTSKSTSDPEGYLAHPVNAYKLVKRLNTDWLELENLVLQDTTHGFIANLTIQRQFFPTEEDETGAAKALMRLQDTYKLDPETLSRGNLPGAKYRSTLTVGDCFGMGKTAYNDGDYYHTVLWMEQALKQHDEGEETAVSKVEILDYLSYAVFQFGDLHRAMELTRRLISLDSTHERAGSNLRYFEKLLEKEREEKEREKPVNRTRTTTEAVVQSGAYERPLDYLPERDIYEALCRGEGVKMTPRRQKRLFCRYHDGNRNPHLLIAPFKEEDEWDSPHIVRYYDVMSDEEIEKIKQLAKPRLARATVRDPKTGVLTVASYRVSKSSWLEEDDDPVVAKVNQRMQQITGLTVKTAELLQVANYGMGGQYEPHFDFSRRPFDSTLKSEGNRLATFLNYKDEPDAFKRLGTGNRVATFLNCMSDVEAGGATVFPDFGAAIWPKKGTAVFWYNLFRSGEGDYRTRHAACPVLVGCKWVSNKWFHERGNEFLRPCGRTEVD from the exons ATGAAGCCCTGGCTGCAGTTGGTGTTCCTCACCTGTGTTTTGTTCTGGCTCACAGAAGCAGAGTTCTTCACCTCCATAG GTCAAATGACAGACCTGATTTATGCAGAGAAAGACTTGGTCCAGTCTCTAAAGGAATATATCCGAGCAGAGGAGAACAAGCTCTCTCAGATTAAAAG CTGGGCTGAAAAAATGGATGCACTGACCAGCAAATCAACCTCTGATCCAGAAGGGTACCTGGCACACCCTGTCAATGCATATAAGCTCGTGAAGCGTTTGAACACTGACTGGCTGGAATTGGAAAACCTGGTTCTTCAGGATACAACACATG GCTTTATTGCAAATCTGACAATCCAACGCCAGTTTTTTCCGACTGAGGAGGATGAGACTGGAGCTGCGAAGGCTCTGATGCGTCTGCAGGACACCTATAAACTGGATCCTGAGACTCTGTCCCGAGGGAACTTACCAG GAGCAAAATATAGATCCACCTTGACAGTAGGTGACTGCTTTGGCATGGGGAAGACAGCCTACAACGACGGGGACTATTATCACACCGTGCTCTGGATGGAGCAGGCCCTGAAGCAGCACGACGAGGGGGAGGAAACTGCAGTCAGCAAAGTGGAGATCCTGGATTATCTCAGCTATGCTGTGTTCCAGTTTGGGGACCTGCACAGGGCCATGGAGCTCACCAGGCGCCTGATATCCCTGG ACAGCACTCACGAGAGAGCAGGCAGCAACCTGAGGTActttgagaagctgctggagaaggaaagagaggagaaggagagagaaaagccagTAAACAGGACCAGGACAACGACAGAAGCTGTGGTGCAGAGTGGAGCCTATGAGAGGCCTCTTGACTACCTGCCAGAGCGGGACATCTACGAGGCCCTTTGCAGAGGGGAGGGGGTGAAAATG ACACCTCGAAGACAAAAAAGGCTGTTTTGTAGGTACCACGATGGAAACAGAAACCCCCACCTGCTCATAGCTCCCTTTAAGGAGGAGGATGAATGGGACAGCCCTCATATTGTACGATACTATGATGTCATGTCTGATGAAGAAATCGAGAAAATTAAACAACTAGCTAAGCCAAGG CTGGCACGAGCCACAGTACGTGATCCCAAAACCGGTGTCCTTACAGTGGCTAGCTACAGGGTGTCAAAGAG CTCATGGTTGGAGGAAGATGATGATCCTGTTGTGGCCAAGGTGAACCAACGAATGCAGCAGATCACAGGGCTGACAGTGAAAACAGCTGAGCTCTTGCAG GTTGCCAACTATGGAATGGGAGGGCAGTATGAGCCACACTTTGATTTTTCTAGG CGCCCCTTTGACAGCACACTCAAATCGGAAGGAAATAGGCTAGCGACGTTTCTTAACTAT AAAGATGAGCCAGATGCTTTCAAGCGGTTAGGGACTGGAAATCGTGTGGCCACTTTTTTAAACTGT ATGAGCGATGTAGAAGCTGGAGGAGCTACAGTTTTCCCAGATTTTGGGGCAGCAATATGGCCCAAGAAG GGAACAGCAGTGTTCTGGTACAATCTCTTCAGAAGTGGTGAGGGGGATTATAGAACAAGGCATGCAGCTTGTCCAGTACTAGTAGGGTGTAAATGGG TTTCAAACAAATGGTTTCATGAAAGAGGAAATGAATTCTTAAGACCTTGTGGGAGAACAGAGGTTGACTGA
- the P4HA2 gene encoding prolyl 4-hydroxylase subunit alpha-2 isoform X2, whose amino-acid sequence MKPWLQLVFLTCVLFWLTEAEFFTSIGQMTDLIYAEKDLVQSLKEYIRAEENKLSQIKSWAEKMDALTSKSTSDPEGYLAHPVNAYKLVKRLNTDWLELENLVLQDTTHGFIANLTIQRQFFPTEEDETGAAKALMRLQDTYKLDPETLSRGNLPGAKYRSTLTVGDCFGMGKTAYNDGDYYHTVLWMEQALKQHDEGEETAVSKVEILDYLSYAVFQFGDLHRAMELTRRLISLDSTHERAGSNLRYFEKLLEKEREEKEREKPVNRTRTTTEAVVQSGAYERPLDYLPERDIYEALCRGEGVKMTPRRQKRLFCRYHDGNRNPHLLIAPFKEEDEWDSPHIVRYYDVMSDEEIEKIKQLAKPRLARATVRDPKTGVLTVASYRVSKSSWLEEDDDPVVAKVNQRMQQITGLTVKTAELLQVANYGMGGQYEPHFDFSRKDEPDAFKRLGTGNRVATFLNCMSDVEAGGATVFPDFGAAIWPKKGTAVFWYNLFRSGEGDYRTRHAACPVLVGCKWVSNKWFHERGNEFLRPCGRTEVD is encoded by the exons ATGAAGCCCTGGCTGCAGTTGGTGTTCCTCACCTGTGTTTTGTTCTGGCTCACAGAAGCAGAGTTCTTCACCTCCATAG GTCAAATGACAGACCTGATTTATGCAGAGAAAGACTTGGTCCAGTCTCTAAAGGAATATATCCGAGCAGAGGAGAACAAGCTCTCTCAGATTAAAAG CTGGGCTGAAAAAATGGATGCACTGACCAGCAAATCAACCTCTGATCCAGAAGGGTACCTGGCACACCCTGTCAATGCATATAAGCTCGTGAAGCGTTTGAACACTGACTGGCTGGAATTGGAAAACCTGGTTCTTCAGGATACAACACATG GCTTTATTGCAAATCTGACAATCCAACGCCAGTTTTTTCCGACTGAGGAGGATGAGACTGGAGCTGCGAAGGCTCTGATGCGTCTGCAGGACACCTATAAACTGGATCCTGAGACTCTGTCCCGAGGGAACTTACCAG GAGCAAAATATAGATCCACCTTGACAGTAGGTGACTGCTTTGGCATGGGGAAGACAGCCTACAACGACGGGGACTATTATCACACCGTGCTCTGGATGGAGCAGGCCCTGAAGCAGCACGACGAGGGGGAGGAAACTGCAGTCAGCAAAGTGGAGATCCTGGATTATCTCAGCTATGCTGTGTTCCAGTTTGGGGACCTGCACAGGGCCATGGAGCTCACCAGGCGCCTGATATCCCTGG ACAGCACTCACGAGAGAGCAGGCAGCAACCTGAGGTActttgagaagctgctggagaaggaaagagaggagaaggagagagaaaagccagTAAACAGGACCAGGACAACGACAGAAGCTGTGGTGCAGAGTGGAGCCTATGAGAGGCCTCTTGACTACCTGCCAGAGCGGGACATCTACGAGGCCCTTTGCAGAGGGGAGGGGGTGAAAATG ACACCTCGAAGACAAAAAAGGCTGTTTTGTAGGTACCACGATGGAAACAGAAACCCCCACCTGCTCATAGCTCCCTTTAAGGAGGAGGATGAATGGGACAGCCCTCATATTGTACGATACTATGATGTCATGTCTGATGAAGAAATCGAGAAAATTAAACAACTAGCTAAGCCAAGG CTGGCACGAGCCACAGTACGTGATCCCAAAACCGGTGTCCTTACAGTGGCTAGCTACAGGGTGTCAAAGAG CTCATGGTTGGAGGAAGATGATGATCCTGTTGTGGCCAAGGTGAACCAACGAATGCAGCAGATCACAGGGCTGACAGTGAAAACAGCTGAGCTCTTGCAG GTTGCCAACTATGGAATGGGAGGGCAGTATGAGCCACACTTTGATTTTTCTAGG AAAGATGAGCCAGATGCTTTCAAGCGGTTAGGGACTGGAAATCGTGTGGCCACTTTTTTAAACTGT ATGAGCGATGTAGAAGCTGGAGGAGCTACAGTTTTCCCAGATTTTGGGGCAGCAATATGGCCCAAGAAG GGAACAGCAGTGTTCTGGTACAATCTCTTCAGAAGTGGTGAGGGGGATTATAGAACAAGGCATGCAGCTTGTCCAGTACTAGTAGGGTGTAAATGGG TTTCAAACAAATGGTTTCATGAAAGAGGAAATGAATTCTTAAGACCTTGTGGGAGAACAGAGGTTGACTGA
- the P4HA2 gene encoding prolyl 4-hydroxylase subunit alpha-2 isoform X3: MKPWLQLVFLTCVLFWLTEAEFFTSIGQMTDLIYAEKDLVQSLKEYIRAEENKLSQIKSWAEKMDALTSKSTSDPEGYLAHPVNAYKLVKRLNTDWLELENLVLQDTTHGFIANLTIQRQFFPTEEDETGAAKALMRLQDTYKLDPETLSRGNLPGAKYRSTLTVGDCFGMGKTAYNDGDYYHTVLWMEQALKQHDEGEETAVSKVEILDYLSYAVFQFGDLHRAMELTRRLISLDSTHERAGSNLRYFEKLLEKEREEKEREKPVNRTRTTTEAVVQSGAYERPLDYLPERDIYEALCRGEGVKMTPRRQKRLFCRYHDGNRNPHLLIAPFKEEDEWDSPHIVRYYDVMSDEEIEKIKQLAKPRLARATVRDPKTGVLTVASYRVSKSSWLEEDDDPVVAKVNQRMQQITGLTVKTAELLQVANYGMGGQYEPHFDFSRRPFDSTLKSEGNRLATFLNYMSDVEAGGATVFPDFGAAIWPKKGTAVFWYNLFRSGEGDYRTRHAACPVLVGCKWVSNKWFHERGNEFLRPCGRTEVD, encoded by the exons ATGAAGCCCTGGCTGCAGTTGGTGTTCCTCACCTGTGTTTTGTTCTGGCTCACAGAAGCAGAGTTCTTCACCTCCATAG GTCAAATGACAGACCTGATTTATGCAGAGAAAGACTTGGTCCAGTCTCTAAAGGAATATATCCGAGCAGAGGAGAACAAGCTCTCTCAGATTAAAAG CTGGGCTGAAAAAATGGATGCACTGACCAGCAAATCAACCTCTGATCCAGAAGGGTACCTGGCACACCCTGTCAATGCATATAAGCTCGTGAAGCGTTTGAACACTGACTGGCTGGAATTGGAAAACCTGGTTCTTCAGGATACAACACATG GCTTTATTGCAAATCTGACAATCCAACGCCAGTTTTTTCCGACTGAGGAGGATGAGACTGGAGCTGCGAAGGCTCTGATGCGTCTGCAGGACACCTATAAACTGGATCCTGAGACTCTGTCCCGAGGGAACTTACCAG GAGCAAAATATAGATCCACCTTGACAGTAGGTGACTGCTTTGGCATGGGGAAGACAGCCTACAACGACGGGGACTATTATCACACCGTGCTCTGGATGGAGCAGGCCCTGAAGCAGCACGACGAGGGGGAGGAAACTGCAGTCAGCAAAGTGGAGATCCTGGATTATCTCAGCTATGCTGTGTTCCAGTTTGGGGACCTGCACAGGGCCATGGAGCTCACCAGGCGCCTGATATCCCTGG ACAGCACTCACGAGAGAGCAGGCAGCAACCTGAGGTActttgagaagctgctggagaaggaaagagaggagaaggagagagaaaagccagTAAACAGGACCAGGACAACGACAGAAGCTGTGGTGCAGAGTGGAGCCTATGAGAGGCCTCTTGACTACCTGCCAGAGCGGGACATCTACGAGGCCCTTTGCAGAGGGGAGGGGGTGAAAATG ACACCTCGAAGACAAAAAAGGCTGTTTTGTAGGTACCACGATGGAAACAGAAACCCCCACCTGCTCATAGCTCCCTTTAAGGAGGAGGATGAATGGGACAGCCCTCATATTGTACGATACTATGATGTCATGTCTGATGAAGAAATCGAGAAAATTAAACAACTAGCTAAGCCAAGG CTGGCACGAGCCACAGTACGTGATCCCAAAACCGGTGTCCTTACAGTGGCTAGCTACAGGGTGTCAAAGAG CTCATGGTTGGAGGAAGATGATGATCCTGTTGTGGCCAAGGTGAACCAACGAATGCAGCAGATCACAGGGCTGACAGTGAAAACAGCTGAGCTCTTGCAG GTTGCCAACTATGGAATGGGAGGGCAGTATGAGCCACACTTTGATTTTTCTAGG CGCCCCTTTGACAGCACACTCAAATCGGAAGGAAATAGGCTAGCGACGTTTCTTAACTAT ATGAGCGATGTAGAAGCTGGAGGAGCTACAGTTTTCCCAGATTTTGGGGCAGCAATATGGCCCAAGAAG GGAACAGCAGTGTTCTGGTACAATCTCTTCAGAAGTGGTGAGGGGGATTATAGAACAAGGCATGCAGCTTGTCCAGTACTAGTAGGGTGTAAATGGG TTTCAAACAAATGGTTTCATGAAAGAGGAAATGAATTCTTAAGACCTTGTGGGAGAACAGAGGTTGACTGA
- the P4HA2 gene encoding prolyl 4-hydroxylase subunit alpha-2 isoform X4 — MKPWLQLVFLTCVLFWLTEAEFFTSIGQMTDLIYAEKDLVQSLKEYIRAEENKLSQIKSWAEKMDALTSKSTSDPEGYLAHPVNAYKLVKRLNTDWLELENLVLQDTTHGFIANLTIQRQFFPTEEDETGAAKALMRLQDTYKLDPETLSRGNLPGAKYRSTLTVGDCFGMGKTAYNDGDYYHTVLWMEQALKQHDEGEETAVSKVEILDYLSYAVFQFGDLHRAMELTRRLISLDSTHERAGSNLRYFEKLLEKEREEKEREKPVNRTRTTTEAVVQSGAYERPLDYLPERDIYEALCRGEGVKMTPRRQKRLFCRYHDGNRNPHLLIAPFKEEDEWDSPHIVRYYDVMSDEEIEKIKQLAKPRLARATVRDPKTGVLTVASYRVSKSSWLEEDDDPVVAKVNQRMQQITGLTVKTAELLQVANYGMGGQYEPHFDFSRQLSCRPLHGWTVTFGKPLHCLL, encoded by the exons ATGAAGCCCTGGCTGCAGTTGGTGTTCCTCACCTGTGTTTTGTTCTGGCTCACAGAAGCAGAGTTCTTCACCTCCATAG GTCAAATGACAGACCTGATTTATGCAGAGAAAGACTTGGTCCAGTCTCTAAAGGAATATATCCGAGCAGAGGAGAACAAGCTCTCTCAGATTAAAAG CTGGGCTGAAAAAATGGATGCACTGACCAGCAAATCAACCTCTGATCCAGAAGGGTACCTGGCACACCCTGTCAATGCATATAAGCTCGTGAAGCGTTTGAACACTGACTGGCTGGAATTGGAAAACCTGGTTCTTCAGGATACAACACATG GCTTTATTGCAAATCTGACAATCCAACGCCAGTTTTTTCCGACTGAGGAGGATGAGACTGGAGCTGCGAAGGCTCTGATGCGTCTGCAGGACACCTATAAACTGGATCCTGAGACTCTGTCCCGAGGGAACTTACCAG GAGCAAAATATAGATCCACCTTGACAGTAGGTGACTGCTTTGGCATGGGGAAGACAGCCTACAACGACGGGGACTATTATCACACCGTGCTCTGGATGGAGCAGGCCCTGAAGCAGCACGACGAGGGGGAGGAAACTGCAGTCAGCAAAGTGGAGATCCTGGATTATCTCAGCTATGCTGTGTTCCAGTTTGGGGACCTGCACAGGGCCATGGAGCTCACCAGGCGCCTGATATCCCTGG ACAGCACTCACGAGAGAGCAGGCAGCAACCTGAGGTActttgagaagctgctggagaaggaaagagaggagaaggagagagaaaagccagTAAACAGGACCAGGACAACGACAGAAGCTGTGGTGCAGAGTGGAGCCTATGAGAGGCCTCTTGACTACCTGCCAGAGCGGGACATCTACGAGGCCCTTTGCAGAGGGGAGGGGGTGAAAATG ACACCTCGAAGACAAAAAAGGCTGTTTTGTAGGTACCACGATGGAAACAGAAACCCCCACCTGCTCATAGCTCCCTTTAAGGAGGAGGATGAATGGGACAGCCCTCATATTGTACGATACTATGATGTCATGTCTGATGAAGAAATCGAGAAAATTAAACAACTAGCTAAGCCAAGG CTGGCACGAGCCACAGTACGTGATCCCAAAACCGGTGTCCTTACAGTGGCTAGCTACAGGGTGTCAAAGAG CTCATGGTTGGAGGAAGATGATGATCCTGTTGTGGCCAAGGTGAACCAACGAATGCAGCAGATCACAGGGCTGACAGTGAAAACAGCTGAGCTCTTGCAG GTTGCCAACTATGGAATGGGAGGGCAGTATGAGCCACACTTTGATTTTTCTAGG CAGTTATCATGCAGGCCTTTGCATGGATGGACTGTGACTTTTGGAAAGCCTTTGCACTGCCTTCTCTGA